One segment of Acidovorax sp. DW039 DNA contains the following:
- a CDS encoding exopolyphosphatase — MSEEKFRLVTRSDFDGLVCAVLLNELDLIDEITFVHPKDMQDGKVAITSRDITTNLPYVPGAHLVFDHHESETVRNAGRRDVNHIIEAKAPSAARVVYNYYGGKARFPRITDEMMAAVDQADSAQYSREDILNPQGWVLLNYLMDSRTGLGRFRDFRISNYALMMDLIKYCRDHTIDEILALPDVQERVTLYREHAVKAKEQLERCAIVLGNLVVLDLRSEDTIWATNRFMIYALFPETNISIHVMWGLQKQNTVFATGKSILNRSSKTHVGNLMLEFGGGGHAAAGTCQVANEKADTILKALVERINADG; from the coding sequence GTGAGCGAAGAAAAATTCCGGTTGGTCACCCGCAGTGACTTTGATGGTCTGGTGTGTGCGGTGCTGCTCAACGAGCTGGATCTAATCGACGAAATCACGTTTGTCCACCCCAAGGACATGCAGGACGGCAAGGTTGCCATCACCTCGCGGGACATCACGACCAACCTGCCGTATGTGCCAGGCGCTCATCTGGTGTTTGATCACCATGAATCGGAAACCGTTCGCAACGCCGGTCGGCGTGATGTGAACCACATCATCGAGGCCAAGGCTCCGTCTGCCGCCCGAGTGGTCTACAACTACTACGGTGGCAAGGCGCGCTTCCCGCGCATCACCGACGAAATGATGGCGGCAGTGGACCAGGCGGACTCTGCCCAGTATTCCCGGGAAGACATCCTGAACCCCCAGGGCTGGGTGCTGCTCAACTACCTGATGGACTCGCGCACAGGCCTGGGCCGTTTCCGTGATTTCCGCATCAGCAACTACGCGTTGATGATGGATCTCATCAAGTATTGCCGCGACCACACGATTGATGAAATCCTGGCGTTGCCCGACGTGCAGGAGCGCGTGACGCTGTACCGTGAACACGCCGTCAAGGCCAAGGAACAGCTGGAACGCTGCGCCATCGTTTTGGGCAATCTGGTGGTGCTGGACCTGCGCAGCGAAGACACCATCTGGGCCACCAACCGGTTCATGATTTATGCGCTGTTCCCTGAAACCAACATCTCCATCCATGTGATGTGGGGCTTGCAGAAGCAGAACACCGTGTTTGCCACCGGCAAATCCATCCTCAACCGCAGCAGCAAGACCCATGTGGGCAACCTGATGCTGGAGTTTGGCGGTGGGGGGCATGCTGCCGCGGGCACGTGCCAGGTGGCCAACGAAAAGGCCGATACCATCCTCAAGGCGCTGGTTGAGCGCATCAACGCTGACGGCTGA
- the htpG gene encoding molecular chaperone HtpG, with the protein MSKQTLSFQAEVAQLLHLVTHSLYSNQEIFLRELVSNASDACDKLRFEALNNNALYEDAPNLEVQITFDKAAKTLTITDNGIGMSQQEAIDHLGTIAKSGTKDFMGKLSGDQKQDAQLIGQFGVGFYSGFIVADKITVESRRAGLKPEEGVRWISGGTGDFEVETITRAQRGTSIILHLRDDAEEYLNAWKLKQVIAKYSDHISLPILMEKEEWKDGELINPNDENGGRQPGGMVKTGEWETINKASALWTRPKKDITEEQYAEFYKTISHDHEVPLTWAHNRVEGNTEYTQLLYIPAKAPFDLWNRDKKAGVKLYVKRVFIMDDAEALMPTYLRFVKGVIDSADLPLNVSRELLQESRDVRSIREGSTKRVLSMLEDLAKHDKHEAAAAEGADGVTDVVSEEDKAKEGKYTQFYAEFGAVLKEGLGEDFANRERLAKLLRFASTTSDTVTVSFADYKARMKEGQEAIYYITAETLAAAKNSPQLEVFKKKGIEVLLMTDRVDEWALNYLHEFDGTPLQSVAKGAVDLGKLQDEAEKKAAEEAAEAFKPVLAKLKEALKDKAEDVRVTTRLVDSPACLVVQDDGMSTQLARLLKQAGQQAPATKPVLEVNAEHALVKKLDGSVHFHDLAHILFDQALLAEGGLPDDPAAYVKRVNALLV; encoded by the coding sequence ATGAGCAAGCAAACCCTGTCTTTCCAGGCCGAGGTGGCCCAGCTGCTGCATCTGGTCACCCACTCGCTGTATTCCAACCAGGAAATCTTCCTGCGCGAGCTGGTGTCCAACGCGTCAGACGCCTGCGACAAGCTGCGCTTTGAAGCCCTGAACAACAATGCCCTGTACGAAGACGCACCCAACCTCGAAGTGCAAATTACCTTCGACAAGGCTGCCAAGACGCTGACCATCACCGACAACGGCATCGGCATGAGTCAGCAGGAGGCCATCGACCACCTGGGCACGATTGCCAAGAGCGGCACCAAGGACTTCATGGGCAAGCTCTCGGGCGACCAGAAGCAGGACGCCCAGCTCATCGGCCAGTTCGGCGTGGGCTTCTACTCGGGCTTCATCGTGGCCGACAAGATCACCGTGGAATCGCGCCGCGCGGGCCTCAAGCCCGAGGAAGGCGTGCGCTGGATCAGCGGCGGCACGGGCGACTTCGAGGTCGAAACCATCACCCGCGCCCAGCGCGGCACCAGCATCATCCTGCACCTGCGCGACGATGCCGAGGAATATCTCAACGCCTGGAAGCTCAAGCAGGTCATCGCCAAATACTCCGACCACATCAGCCTGCCCATCTTGATGGAAAAGGAAGAGTGGAAAGACGGCGAGCTGATCAACCCCAATGACGAAAACGGCGGCCGCCAGCCCGGCGGCATGGTCAAGACCGGCGAGTGGGAAACCATCAACAAGGCCAGCGCCCTGTGGACCCGCCCCAAGAAGGACATCACCGAAGAACAGTACGCCGAGTTCTACAAGACCATCAGCCACGACCACGAGGTCCCGCTGACCTGGGCGCACAACCGCGTCGAGGGCAACACCGAGTACACGCAGCTGCTGTACATCCCCGCCAAGGCCCCGTTTGACCTGTGGAACCGCGACAAGAAGGCGGGCGTCAAGCTGTACGTGAAGCGCGTGTTCATCATGGACGACGCCGAAGCGCTGATGCCCACCTACCTGCGCTTCGTCAAGGGCGTGATCGACTCCGCCGACCTGCCGCTGAACGTGAGCCGCGAGCTGCTGCAGGAAAGCCGCGACGTGCGGTCCATCCGCGAAGGCTCGACCAAGCGCGTGCTGAGCATGCTGGAAGACCTGGCCAAACACGACAAGCACGAAGCCGCAGCGGCTGAGGGCGCCGACGGCGTGACCGACGTGGTGAGCGAGGAAGACAAGGCCAAGGAAGGCAAGTACACCCAGTTCTACGCCGAATTCGGCGCGGTGCTGAAGGAAGGCCTGGGCGAGGACTTTGCCAACCGCGAGCGCCTGGCCAAGCTGCTGCGTTTTGCCAGCACCACCAGCGACACGGTGACGGTGAGTTTTGCCGACTACAAGGCCCGCATGAAGGAAGGCCAGGAGGCCATCTACTACATCACGGCCGAGACGCTGGCCGCCGCCAAGAACAGCCCGCAGCTCGAAGTCTTCAAGAAGAAGGGCATCGAAGTACTCTTGATGACTGACCGCGTGGACGAGTGGGCGCTGAACTATCTGCACGAGTTTGACGGCACCCCGCTGCAAAGCGTGGCCAAGGGCGCGGTGGACCTGGGCAAGCTGCAGGACGAGGCCGAGAAGAAGGCCGCCGAAGAGGCTGCCGAAGCCTTCAAGCCCGTGCTGGCCAAGCTCAAGGAAGCCCTCAAGGATAAGGCCGAAGACGTGCGCGTGACGACCCGCCTGGTCGACTCGCCCGCGTGCCTGGTGGTGCAGGACGACGGCATGAGCACGCAGCTGGCGCGCTTGCTCAAGCAGGCCGGCCAGCAGGCCCCCGCTACCAAGCCTGTGCTGGAGGTGAATGCCGAGCATGCGCTGGTCAAGAAGCTGGACGGCAGCGTGCACTTCCACGACCTGGCCCACATCCTGTTCGATCAGGCCCTGCTGGCCGAAGGTGGCCTGCCGGACGACCCTGCAGCCTACGTCAAACGGGTCAATGCCTTGCTGGTTTAA